The Sphingobacterium bambusae genome includes a window with the following:
- a CDS encoding nitroreductase family protein — protein sequence MKNEVLKAIQYRRTVTQNNFTDQDISREDLLTILEAANAAPTHKRTQPWRFVVFQKEGLQRLGTALSGIYKEITPAEKYSEATEVNMGKKATTANVAIAIVVNYTGELPEWEELAATSCAVQNLWLAAHSLGIGGYWATPGLINHLGSFLKLEENQKCIGLFYLGHHNSEPREPLRGAIEEKIRWEE from the coding sequence ATGAAAAACGAGGTATTAAAAGCTATACAATATAGAAGAACGGTAACGCAAAATAATTTTACGGACCAAGATATCAGCAGAGAAGATCTATTAACGATTTTGGAGGCAGCAAATGCAGCTCCAACACACAAACGGACGCAACCTTGGCGATTTGTGGTGTTCCAAAAAGAGGGATTACAGCGATTGGGAACGGCTTTAAGTGGCATCTACAAAGAGATTACACCGGCGGAGAAATATAGCGAAGCGACGGAGGTCAATATGGGAAAAAAAGCCACCACGGCTAATGTTGCCATTGCCATCGTGGTAAATTACACCGGAGAGTTGCCTGAATGGGAAGAGTTGGCGGCTACATCTTGCGCTGTACAGAACCTGTGGCTTGCTGCGCACTCCTTGGGTATAGGCGGCTATTGGGCTACACCTGGTCTGATCAACCACCTCGGGTCGTTTTTGAAGCTTGAAGAAAACCAAAAATGTATTGGTTTGTTTTATTTAGGTCACCACAACAGCGAGCCTCGTGAGCCCCTTCGTGGAGCTATTGAAGAGAAGATACGTTGGGAAGAGTAG
- the pepT gene encoding peptidase T — protein MSSFPINSISDFEVVARFMRYVQIDTESDPQSNSFPSTAKQKDLSRLLVEELQQIGVADAHLDAHGYVYATIPSNSDKNVPVICFCSHVDTSPDCSGAQVKPLLHANYQGQDLVLPDDPSVVIRFGEHPDLKNQIGHDVITASGTTLLGADDKAGVAEIMDAARLLMSHPEIKHGTIKILFTPDEEIGKGVNHVDLDKLGADFGYTMDGERAGTIEDETFSADGVQVTIQGVSVHPGFAKGKMVSALKVAAEVIRALPKDRLSPETTSKKEGFVHPNHLQGGVDSAAIDFIIRDHLTANLEKHEAELRAIIDDVIARYPAVTYQFKVNEQYRNMKEVLDQHPQIMEIGLEAISRTGLVPERRSIRGGTDGSRLSFMGLPCPNVFAGGHAFHGKMEWVSRQDMEQAVRTILHIVTIWEERA, from the coding sequence ATGAGTTCATTCCCGATTAATAGCATATCAGATTTTGAAGTGGTAGCACGCTTCATGCGCTATGTACAGATTGATACCGAGTCCGATCCGCAATCAAATTCATTTCCTTCTACGGCAAAACAGAAAGATCTGAGCCGTTTGTTGGTAGAGGAGTTGCAACAGATTGGTGTCGCTGATGCGCATTTGGACGCGCACGGTTACGTGTATGCGACTATACCATCCAATTCGGATAAGAATGTACCGGTGATTTGCTTTTGTTCCCACGTGGATACATCGCCAGATTGCTCTGGTGCACAGGTGAAGCCTCTGCTGCATGCAAACTACCAAGGACAGGACTTGGTTTTGCCAGATGATCCTTCCGTTGTTATCCGTTTTGGTGAACATCCCGATCTTAAAAACCAAATCGGCCATGATGTGATTACCGCCAGTGGTACCACGTTGTTGGGCGCCGATGATAAGGCTGGTGTAGCCGAAATTATGGATGCGGCGCGTTTGTTGATGAGCCATCCGGAAATCAAACATGGTACGATCAAAATTCTGTTCACGCCGGATGAAGAGATTGGCAAGGGTGTAAACCACGTCGATCTCGATAAATTAGGCGCGGATTTTGGCTACACGATGGATGGCGAACGTGCGGGTACTATAGAAGATGAAACCTTCTCGGCAGATGGCGTGCAGGTCACTATACAAGGTGTTTCGGTGCATCCAGGCTTCGCCAAAGGCAAGATGGTGAGTGCACTGAAAGTAGCTGCGGAAGTCATTCGGGCACTTCCTAAAGACCGCCTGTCTCCCGAAACAACGTCGAAAAAGGAAGGCTTTGTTCACCCCAATCATTTACAGGGCGGTGTCGACAGTGCAGCGATAGATTTTATCATACGCGATCACCTCACTGCAAATCTGGAGAAGCATGAAGCAGAACTTCGTGCGATCATTGACGATGTTATTGCGCGTTATCCTGCGGTAACGTATCAATTTAAGGTAAATGAGCAATATAGAAATATGAAAGAGGTCTTGGACCAACATCCGCAGATTATGGAAATCGGATTGGAAGCCATATCGCGTACGGGGCTAGTACCCGAGCGACGAAGCATCCGTGGCGGTACAGATGGTTCACGTCTTTCTTTTATGGGGCTCCCTTGCCCCAATGTGTTTGCTGGTGGACATGCCTTTCATGGTAAAATGGAATGGGTAAGTCGTCAAGATATGGAACAAGCGGTACGTACCATATTACATATCGTAACAATTTGGGAAGAAAGAGCATAG
- a CDS encoding DUF4197 domain-containing protein, which yields MKVFKLMAIGLLVFQASFTEAQVSAKLKGILGKLDTTSDTTKKTTATSTKSTASGNITTTEANNAIKQALSNGLQASIKSLAVKDGYLGDAVVKILMPEEAQKVEKALRAVGMGALCDQFITSMNRAAETAVSEAGTVFVNSLSKMTIKDAYAILLSGQQNAATNYFKTTTNTELTSRFTPIIQSAMGKNNVSDYWSQLTSAYNRLPFSNKVETNLTAYVTQRAIDGLFVKVADQELKIRQNIGGTRSSDVLSKVFGWVDKQ from the coding sequence ATGAAGGTTTTTAAATTGATGGCGATAGGCCTGTTAGTTTTTCAGGCATCATTTACCGAAGCGCAGGTGTCCGCTAAGTTAAAGGGGATCTTGGGGAAGTTAGATACAACGTCTGATACAACGAAGAAAACAACGGCGACCTCGACAAAATCTACGGCGAGCGGTAATATCACCACTACGGAGGCTAACAATGCGATCAAGCAAGCTTTGAGCAACGGATTGCAAGCGAGTATCAAATCGCTTGCGGTGAAAGATGGTTATCTAGGTGACGCTGTTGTCAAGATTTTGATGCCTGAGGAAGCACAAAAGGTAGAAAAAGCTTTGCGGGCCGTAGGTATGGGCGCTCTATGCGATCAGTTTATTACGAGCATGAATAGAGCCGCCGAAACAGCAGTTTCTGAAGCGGGTACTGTCTTCGTCAATTCCTTGTCGAAGATGACCATCAAGGATGCCTATGCGATTTTGTTGAGCGGACAGCAAAATGCCGCCACGAATTATTTCAAAACGACGACAAACACTGAGTTGACAAGTCGTTTTACGCCCATTATCCAATCCGCAATGGGAAAGAATAATGTTTCTGACTATTGGAGCCAATTGACATCGGCCTACAACCGTTTACCGTTCTCCAATAAGGTAGAAACAAATCTGACTGCTTATGTGACGCAACGCGCCATTGATGGTCTCTTTGTCAAGGTAGCAGATCAAGAACTGAAGATTCGTCAAAATATCGGCGGGACCCGTAGCTCGGATGTTTTGTCAAAGGTCTTTGGCTGGGTAGATAAGCAGTAA
- a CDS encoding endonuclease/exonuclease/phosphatase family protein produces the protein MKISLLSLFLSLFFFVVDAQELTVASFNIRMKTNSDTGNLWDDRKQALTNLIKFHEFEVFGIQEGFYEQVEDMKQLLPGFSYVGVGRDDGKQAGEHSAIFYNEQRFNVLKSGTFWLSATDTEKPNKGWDAVLPRICTWAVLEDKEQGKQFIFMNTHFDHVGVVARRESAKLILAKAKEFARDLPLILTGDFNVDETNEAYFTLAKSGVVQDVYDKAKIVYAPNATFNGWGKSLETQGRIDHIFITTPFRVRKYGILTDTYLGKFPSDHFPVMAELSW, from the coding sequence ATGAAAATTAGTCTATTATCTTTATTTCTTTCCTTGTTCTTTTTCGTGGTTGATGCACAGGAGTTAACGGTCGCCTCTTTTAACATACGCATGAAAACCAATTCCGATACAGGCAACCTGTGGGATGATAGGAAGCAGGCATTGACCAACCTAATCAAATTTCATGAATTTGAGGTCTTTGGTATTCAGGAGGGGTTTTACGAACAGGTTGAAGATATGAAACAGCTGTTGCCCGGTTTTAGTTATGTGGGTGTAGGCAGGGATGATGGTAAGCAAGCTGGGGAGCATTCGGCGATATTTTATAATGAGCAAAGATTCAACGTGCTGAAAAGTGGCACCTTTTGGCTATCAGCGACAGATACGGAGAAGCCTAATAAGGGCTGGGATGCGGTGTTGCCTCGAATCTGTACCTGGGCTGTTTTGGAAGATAAGGAACAAGGAAAGCAGTTTATCTTTATGAATACACACTTCGATCATGTGGGTGTGGTTGCACGACGTGAGAGCGCCAAGCTCATCTTAGCAAAGGCTAAAGAATTTGCGCGTGACCTGCCCTTAATCTTGACTGGTGATTTCAACGTGGATGAAACGAACGAAGCTTATTTTACATTGGCTAAAAGTGGTGTCGTGCAGGATGTGTATGATAAGGCAAAGATTGTTTATGCGCCAAATGCGACATTCAACGGTTGGGGCAAAAGTCTAGAAACGCAGGGGCGCATCGATCATATTTTTATCACGACACCGTTTCGGGTTCGTAAATATGGAATCCTCACCGACACCTATCTAGGTAAATTTCCATCGGATCATTTTCCGGTTATGGCCGAACTGTCTTGGTAG
- a CDS encoding glycerophosphodiester phosphodiesterase family protein, whose protein sequence is MKKSLVILTLFSAMSLASFAQTQMIAHRGAWKNTKAPQNSLASLHEAAKLHAWGSEFDVHITKDDVLVVNHDNDFYGLDIATSTYEELLTKKHPNGESIPTAEAYLKEGMKQKDMKLVFELKTNKLGTERTLKSAELSVALVKKLKAQKWIEYIAFSYDACVKLRELDKSAMVHYLMGDKTPQEIKDAKLSGIDYHLSIYQKNPTWIKEAKDLKLKTNVWTVNKEDDMRYFIDHQIDYISTDEPERLNGLLGK, encoded by the coding sequence ATGAAAAAATCCCTGGTTATACTAACACTTTTTTCGGCTATGAGCTTGGCCTCTTTTGCACAGACACAGATGATCGCACACCGTGGCGCTTGGAAAAATACCAAAGCTCCACAAAATTCGTTGGCATCTCTACATGAAGCAGCGAAACTCCACGCTTGGGGGAGCGAGTTCGATGTACATATTACCAAGGACGATGTTTTGGTGGTGAACCATGACAATGATTTCTATGGGTTGGATATTGCTACCTCAACTTATGAGGAACTGCTGACTAAGAAACATCCGAATGGTGAATCTATTCCAACAGCAGAAGCCTACTTGAAGGAAGGGATGAAGCAGAAGGATATGAAGCTTGTTTTTGAGCTGAAAACCAACAAGCTGGGAACAGAACGTACGCTGAAATCCGCAGAATTGTCCGTGGCGTTGGTGAAAAAACTAAAAGCGCAAAAATGGATTGAATACATTGCTTTTAGCTACGATGCCTGTGTGAAATTAAGGGAGTTGGATAAATCGGCGATGGTGCACTACCTGATGGGTGATAAAACTCCTCAGGAAATTAAGGATGCCAAGTTAAGCGGCATTGACTATCATCTTTCGATCTATCAGAAAAATCCAACATGGATCAAGGAGGCGAAGGATCTAAAATTGAAAACGAATGTTTGGACGGTGAACAAAGAGGACGATATGCGTTACTTCATCGACCATCAGATTGATTATATTTCTACCGATGAACCGGAGAGATTAAACGGTTTATTGGGAAAATAA
- a CDS encoding HD domain-containing protein, whose translation MQDSFIEQTVTFVKERLKNAESGHDWWHIQRVWNNTKLILETESADHTVCELTALLHDIADSKFHDGDEHIGPRIAGEFLLGIGVDGDTVEHVQQIILNMSFKASLGEITFHSKELEVVQDADRLDAIGAIGIARAFNYGGFKNREIYNPEIPVEEQLTKEAYKNTKAPTLNHFYEKLLLLRDKMNTAAGKAIAAERHQFMELFLQQFYGEWNGER comes from the coding sequence ATGCAGGACTCATTTATCGAACAGACTGTCACATTCGTTAAAGAGCGTTTAAAAAATGCGGAATCGGGACACGACTGGTGGCATATTCAACGCGTGTGGAATAACACAAAACTGATTCTCGAAACAGAGTCCGCTGATCATACCGTGTGCGAGCTGACTGCCTTACTACATGATATTGCCGACAGCAAGTTTCATGATGGTGACGAGCACATTGGTCCTCGGATTGCGGGTGAGTTTTTGCTTGGCATTGGGGTCGATGGGGACACGGTGGAACATGTGCAACAGATTATTTTAAATATGTCCTTTAAAGCATCTTTAGGTGAAATTACTTTCCATTCTAAGGAGTTGGAGGTGGTTCAGGATGCAGATCGATTGGATGCGATAGGGGCCATAGGTATTGCGCGGGCATTCAATTATGGTGGGTTCAAGAACCGTGAGATCTATAACCCAGAGATCCCTGTTGAAGAGCAGCTAACGAAGGAAGCTTATAAAAATACCAAAGCACCTACGCTGAATCATTTCTATGAAAAGCTGCTATTATTGCGAGATAAGATGAATACAGCCGCGGGAAAGGCGATTGCTGCGGAACGACATCAATTCATGGAGTTGTTTCTGCAACAATTTTATGGAGAATGGAACGGCGAACGCTAA